The genomic segment tgtctcggatatgattccatttactatgtttcatgctttacatactcaagacataccccgtcgaccccctttcttcgaagtgcgtttAAATGCCGCCAGTGCGACGCTCGTTTTGTCCGCCAGTCTAGGAGATCCATCCAGCTAgttcagagtgctcctttgttccggagcatagtttcgcggtataaccttttgatatgtacatatgttgtcgttcagggtacgacggggccctgtcccgtcatatgatgtcactgtcactcttagaggtctgtggtcacaagtgtgggtctatgtgtggttgttgttttgttatatggttatgacttgtgtttgaggcgtacccatttgtggtggcaccttgtcggcttgcgtagccaAATATGTTATCATGGCAattgtgtatgaaggtagcctcctCGGCGTGTGTTTTGGATTGGGACGTtccctacatatatatatgacggcACTTGCCCTTTTGCGCGATATTAGCGTTTATAGTCGTAACTCTTCgggagataggtagcttcgacttgcatatgttttgcccttatacttatatcagctcgttcatgctagtagtgtatgactatagataacaagtgtatacgagtgtccagctcgggcactagtcatggcctacggggttgggtcgtgacatttacaCTGCCTTCGAGATACTTCAAACATTGATAGTACGAGGATGGTACAACTTTGTTCTCATGTATCCATAGCCTGCCAAGCAACATATTGTACGAAGTCTTTGTGCAGATGACATGTATCCATGCACTTGATCGCAAATCTTCGATGGTGATATCTAATTTGATCGTACCTATGGCTCGTTGCCCCCCTAATTGAATCCTTGTATCATCAAGTGGCTTTCAGAAAGTTCTTCAGTTGTGATACTAAGTTCCTTCATTTTGCGAATAGGAAGAATGTTAACTCTAGATCCATCATCTATCAATATTCTGTTTATCCTCTTGTCGATGGCATAAGCCACCATGTACAAAAGACGATTGTGCAGTATTCCACCAAGTAGAAGATAGTCATCCGTAAATGTGATTTATGTATCACATGCGTATATCTCTTGGAAAGAAGATTCAACAGGCTTTTCAGATGACGATGGAGACAACGTTGATAGGCTTTCATCCCCTTTGCTTCTTCTTTATCAGTATTGAAGCATGATACCTCAATGTTGTCTCAAGTAGTCTTATTGTGGAACCAACTTGGTAGGAATTTCTTCAAAGTCATGGGACGTCATGGTTCTTGGTGGTAGTACACCtccactttttctttcttcggATGCTCAACCGATTTTTGCTTCATTGGTCTTCGAACCATCCTCGTCCTCGTTAGTTGTTTAGATGATTCTTTTTGTGGACTTATTTTACAGCGTCTCCGCCTAGTCACCAGAATCCAACCTTCATCTTCTGCTTCATCAACCTGGGTTCTATCTTCCTCCAATGGTCCTTCCTCATATTCTTCAAAGCTGCGTATCTGGACCGGATCGAAAGAAATGAAGGTGATAGAGACTTGATTCGAACTTGCTTTCTCATCATCAAGCAGAATCTTATTTTCATTAGCCAGCTGCATAACTCTTTCCTTAAAGACAAAGCACTTCTTAAGAGGGTGACCCATAAGTCGATGATACTTGCAATAGTTCGGGTCATTTGTTCTTCCAGATCCATTGGGCCGCTTCATCTCTGGTAACTCAATGAGTTTCAGCTCAAGTAGTTCATCAAAAATTTCAGGGACATCAGAATCGAGGAAGGGATATTCTGTTTCTTGAATCTCCTTCAAGGTCGACTTTCGGCTTGTGTTGTCTTGGAAGGAAGTTGCTTTCATACTCTGCTTCTCGCTCACCTTCATAGTAAAATTTACAGGTGAGACATTAACGCTCATGGACTCTTTATTGTCACTCTTGGGAATGAACTTGCTCTATTTCTTGGGTTCCTGCTTGTCCTTTCGTTTGCGAGAGTCGTAGATAAACATTACTTCATTTCCAGTGGAAGACATGCTCAACTCCATGTCATGAGCACGAGTAGTTAATTCTTCAAAAGACTTTGGCTTAATTCCTAGTAAGATGTAGTGAAGCTCCCAATGTATCCTTGGATACACATCTCTATCGCAGAAGCTTCGCTGAGCCTATCTTTGCAATTTAGACTTGCATTTCTCCATCGATTGATGAAATTGATAACTGATTTACCCTTCCTCTGGCGAGTGCTTGTAAGTTCGACCATGCTCATGGTATGCCTTGTGCTATAAAAGCGATTGAGGAGCTACTACTCTAGTTGCTCCCAACTATCGATAGAATTAGGCTCAAGATCAGTGTACCAGTCAAAGGCATTTCCCTTGAGGGAGCGGACGAACTGCTTGACAAGATAGTTTTCATAGGTCCCAGCGTTGTTACATGTTTCAACAAAATATGCAACATGTTGCTTTGGACTTCCCTTACCTTCAAATTGTTGAAATTTAGGAGGTTGATAACCGGGGGGCATGTTGAAGCCATCAATTTTTGTAGTGTACGGCTTTCCGTAAGTAAAAGAAGACTTGGCAGAAAGTTTGTACTTATCCTTGATAGTCTCTTCGATGAACTCCTTTAGTCGTTCAAGCGGAATTATCCCTTCAGAAGAAACTGGAATTTTCTTGGTAGGCGGTGCTTGTTTTGCACGAGGTTCAGTCTCTTGTGTTTCTGGACCCTTCCCAGGTGTGTGGCTGGATTCTCCTTTCATTAATCCATCCATCTTGTCCATCAACTTCTCAATCCGAGCATCTTGAGTTTGCACATGCTTAGCCAAGCCATCGATCACCTTTGTCAAGTTTGCTAGTGTCTCCTCCATAGATAAAGCGTTAGTTACCATCGCTTGCATAATCGTTGGGGATGTTGGAGAATAGCATGGATTGTCGCataagttgatctttgattggCTTACTTCATGTGGTGTGAGTGGAGAGGATATGTCGTTTGAAGTATCGTCATCTTCCTTCATGACAGAGTTCTTGGATCCACAGAGATCAAGTAGAGCTAGAGTCTTCTTAATATTTTCAGTGTCGCTTCCTTCCTCCGATGCATTGGTAGAGGATCGTACTCCTTTTAGGGATGAAGATCTACAAACATGAGTTGATGAGGACAACACTTGGAGTGCTTGTTGTCCTAACATGCTTGCTTTGTTCCTCGTAACTGGTCCAGTGCTACCGAAGATAATGTCGAGGATGCTTTCCACATCAGCAGAGAACTTAGAGTCAGCAACCTTGGAGGAAATTGATTTGGAGTTGATCTTCTTTGAGGCCATTTCGATGTTGTAAAACTTTAATGATCGAAAAGTTGAGATGAGAGGTACGCGTGCCAGAAtttgtagacaataaaattagcatcgagaaaataataatcaagacaggaaaatatcACAACAATCATTGTATTTGATTTTAGAATATaagtgttacaatctctatgattcctctTATTCGTCTTTTCAATAATAAATTCAAGGTCTTTTGAACTTAATGGATTTGATCTTGACTTATATCTGAATTCAAGAGCTTTTGAGCTTCATCTTGAATCTGGTggtcttgatcttgaatctggtggtcttgatcttgaacttgtaCTTGGATTCGAGACttgaagcttgatcttgaatcttcgtCTGGATCTCTAGAACTTCCAGAGGAATACCTGAATGCTTTTAGTTTGTAGAGAAATCTGCGgcgtttgatccacgagctctgTCTAGCTTCTTGTTATAATTTCTGTCCTTTTGCTGAATTATGaggcccctatttatagttgtatgATGGAGGAGTTATGATAAGGACGAACTTCTTTTGGCCAATCAGATTCAGTTGACATGGCGATATTTGATTGGTCGgaacatgtcacttgtacacGTGGCACACTTTcattggcctttgatttgactaggTATGCTGCATCATTCTGACACGTGGCATGACCCTATTGGCTCTTTCATTTGACTTGTCAcgccacgtcatttgacatgTGGCACCCATTTGGGCCTCTAGGAAGATGACATCTTGGGCTTAGCAAAGTGAGCTCATTCTTTATAGCCCTAATTAATGGACTAGCCCAATAAAATTGGATCAttaatcaaattcatattttattggacttaaataattaattcaattatgttagcccataatatttatttgaactaatatatcttgaatttaatacAATCCAAAtttgttgtggattttaaatttaataaactaTAATTGTCCACAATCTTTTCTTACatactatttaattttttttttcttctatattattaataataatgcATTAATTTTACTAACTCTAAGAATGAATCAAATTCAATTATTACTTGAGACGTTATATTACTTATGGGGACTTTAAGTCATCACATGTTTCAATTGTGGGCATAATAGTTCTGAAAGGAAGTAGTAGAATAGatgtttaattaaaaaaaattaatgttggTAATTAAACTTTATCTTTGTATTACAAAGTTTTGgcattatacaaaaattatcatttaaaataaataaatgtgtAATCTCATAATCTCCCATATAAAACtttgctcaatttttttttattgaggaAAAAATTGTCCTATTTCAAATTGTTCAAGGGCAGTATGGcccattttttcttgttttggagcAACCATTAGTAAAAATGGTATTTTTGAGCTATTTGACTAGTTGGAGGACATTTTTGAGCTAATCTAAGTCTttgatatttttgaaaagaaaaaaaagtaacgGAAAGTAAAATTAACctatttcaaataatttaggATACTTCAGACCTTTTTcccttaaattttcaaaattaggaTTAACAAGTTAAAATTAAAGTGTGAGAAATTAAATTCTATGAAAATCTGAATCTTTCTTCAATTTAAATTACAGTACGTTTGAAAGTGAACAAAACCGGTTAGAGAGAGGGTTCCACCCAGGTTTACTAAGAAGACTTGTTTGGAACatcacaaaaaaaattgttaacacCCAACCTGTTTTTGTAGACTTTGTCACTCTCGTTGTGAGGGTTTTGGGCACAGAAAAAATGCAAGGGGTTATGAAGGCTCATCAACTTGCTAGGGTTTTCAGACATTCTTCTCTCTACTCAGTTTCAAGACTTCAATCTCATTGTATTCTTGGAGCTAATGAATCATCTTGTACCTACAAGTCTTCTTTATACCGTGGTTACTTTACCTCTGGTAATAAATTCCCATCTTTGCTTTGGGTTTTTTCGTTTAATCCCATATCTAATAATATTGGAGAAACAAAGGGTGTTTTTCTTCTGCATTTTACTTGGTAAAAAATGGTGAAATATGAGCAATTTAACTGGTTCTTGATTATGTGTTCTTTTCATTTACCATTTTTCCTCTGGTAATATTCCGTATTCCATTTGGGTTTTCCTTTAATCCCATATATCTAATaatattggagaaaaaaaaatggtgaaaaatgagcAATTTGATCTGTTGTGGAAGAGAAAacggaaaaagaaaacaagaagacatttttacttgttcttgattatgttttcttttcattttcctttctttctgcGCCATTCTCTAGTTTTGGGAAATCTAGACATTGGTATAATAATTATGAATgctatttaaatatttttccaatTAACCAGATTTTGAACTTAGACAAGTGTATACTTGAATGCTCCTccaagaaaatactaactcctaagcaaaaataggtaatttgactaaactaccctaattaaataggtattgggatttgatcacttaacacttaataagggcaattttggaagaataagattaattgtttcttgatttgttaagtggacactctttttgatccggagggagtagtaacTTTGCTATGTTTTCCAGCTAACCGACATATTTGACATACTAGTAACCTAAGATCAGTATTCTGAATAAACAGGTACAGCAAATTATATGCAAACAGAACGCAAACTTCAGAGAAATTTATGTCAGTGTCAAAAATGCTCTATGATGCTCAAGGCATCATTTTCTACTGAAGCAGCGGCAGTTGAAAGTAGTGCGACAGGTGATACTTGTTTTCTGTTTGGTTTTGAGTGGTTTGAATTTTATATCTGAATCATAGTTTTAAAGCAGAGTCTGTGACGGAGTTGTATGACAAGATGCTGAAGTCCATCGTGGATCAAAGAAGTGCTCCGCCGAATGCCTGGTTGTGGTCCCTAATACAAAGTTGTGCAAACCGTGAAGATGTTAATCTTTTATTCAACATGTTGCAGAGTCTTCGGATGTTTGTaagtctttttttcttcttgactTATGAATACGAGGTCCTTGATAATTTGCTCATCTAACGGTAAGTAGCACATGGTGCATGTTTGACTGCAGAgactttcaaatctccgtatccatGAAAACTTCAACTGTGCCCTCTGCCAGGAAATTACTAAGGCATGTATACGTGTTGGGGCCATTGACTTTGGTATGATATCTGATGTGTCTTTATTACTCGAATCTTTTGTTACTTACACAAGAATTACAAACCTTTTTGAGAGTTCTCTTTGCTATTTCTTCAGTATTTAAGCTTAGTTGCAAACTTGTTAATATCTATAAAGCAGGTAGACTTTTGGAGTGAAAGCAGAAGTGCATCTCATCTTGTTGCTTTGATTCTATGCTACATGTGCTCATCCAAGCTAATCTAAAGATTAATATTTGTCAACTTCTGGTTAAAATGCCTATCTTTTTCCTCTGAATTTTTTAAAGTAGGAGTACACTAAAAAGTTCAGTTTTTAAGTTCATTATACActaaaaaattcagtttttaagTTCATTTTGTGGTTGCAAACTTTAAAATAGAAAGACTAATCTTCTTAGGATTGTAATTCTTGCTAGGATGACATGTAAGATATCATTCTGGTAATCTATATGGATTTGCTGGTGCAAAAGTTAAAGCTTTCAAAAGATGAACAACTTAGTAGGGCCATAAATGGAATAAAAGAATATCAGAATTATTACATGTAATTGGTTTTTCTTTATTGGTATTTGAATGGACTGATGGATAGTTAAACTGAATTGTCAAGTATTTGTGCTTACAAAGAGGTTATTGAGAATGTTAAAGCTTCACATGCTAAAGCTTCACCTCGTATACAGGTAAGAAAGTGTTGTGGAAGCATAGTGTATACGGACTAACTCCTAATATTGGATCTGCACACCATTTACTGGTAATTTGGGTTCAATTTTGGCTTCAAGATGTATGATGTGTGCATAATGATTACGCCATATAAAACTTGGTGTTGTATGGCTGCAGTTATTTGCTAAAAAGCATAATGATGTTAAACTCTTGGTAGACATTATGAATCTGGTGAAGAAGAATGACTTGATCCTGCAGCCTGGAACTGCAGATATAGTCTTCAGGTACAAATCTAGTACAAACTATTTCCCTTTGCCTTTTACTTTTGTTCTCTCGTGTGTAATTCTCCTATTGTTCTTTACCAGGATCTTTTCTATATTTCTGTAACCTGAGAAATTGTCAATGCCCATTTTAACTGTCTATATACATAATTAATCTTGCTTTGAAGGCCAAGGGATTAGCTCAATTGGCAAAGATTGATGGACTTGTGTCTTAGGTCACAAGTTCGAACCCTGCGCAAACTAAGTTcagtatttaagtggagaagggcaGAGGGGCGGCCCATCATCCCCAAGTTACAATAGCTGCATTGGCCGAAATGGTTGGCTTCAGAcggatttcttggtcattaaaaaaattaatcatgCCTTGAGCACATTGGTGTGAAGTAGGAACCTTTAGGCCTATAGGGGTTTGTATACTACTTTGGAAAAGAAGATTGATTTCTATTTGAAGGGGGTGCGCTATTTAAGCTTGTTTTCTAAATTCTGATGGTCTATTTGTTAAAATTATCTGCGCTGTGAATTTCATAgttctgcatttttttttttttgggttaaagcaTAGTTTTGTACTTTTATATTGAGGTCAAGACCAAATTCTGGAATTGCATATTATATTGCATTTGGTTACAGTAGGATTGTACCCATTGTCACATTATGGAGTGATAGAGACAAAAGAACATGCTCTAGTTCAACAAAAAATATGAGAGCCCAATAAAATTGTGCTTCGATATCCAGTTGGATAGTACTTAATTTTTGGATACTTCAGAATAGGGCCCTAACTTCCTTCTTAGAGGTTTGTGCAATAGGATGATAGAAACTTGGTAAACCAATTCCAACCATATTGTTCGACCACATTGATGCCAAACCGAGGTGTCTCATCGAAGTATTCCTCGAGCTCTGCGTCATGCCTGACTGGTTCCTCTACAGGAGCAGCCCTTTTCCCTGCAGCCCAGCTGCTTGAGGCAGCTGTGGATTTGCCGGTGTTCATACGTCGCGATGTTTGAGACATTGTACTTGCACAAGACGAACACCATTAGAATAAGGTATGCAAACTGAAAATAAGTGCTATAAGTAGAGACGCCACCCCACACGTATGCTCTTGGAAAGTTCACAGGTAAACAAGTTAAGGGGATTCAGATTTCCCCacaaaacaacacaacaaaccatcGGTATGTAGATTCTACTAACCGGCATAACCATTCATTAATCAAAACAGCAAGGTGCTAACTTTGTGCGGATGGTATGGCTTGAAATTGCATTGCCTTATTCTTGGTTATATGGATTGAATTGGTTTACCAAGTTTCTAGCAACAGTAATCCCACTCCGGAAGATCCTATTGACTACCAGAAACTGAGGAGAAAATATTATGACATTCATCTTAGCATTGTTTCGATGGGGCTGTACTCATTGACTTATTAGGCCCGCGCAACCTCGACATAGTTCGCGAATTCTATGCAAACTGGATACCAGGATTGGACGTGGAGCGAGAGTATGTTGTCCCAGTATGGGGCAAGAGGGTCAAATTCTCCTACAAGGTGATCAACCAATTAATGCGTTTTCCTGAAGTGCCAGCTGTCGGATTTGAGGCTTTTATGCGAAGGCCATTCATCACGGACGTTATGGGGCAAATTCCACGTCACCTGGGTTCGTGATACTGATGATTGCCACAAGCACCTGAGGCGGGTGGATTTCAACCTTGAAGCGAAGATCATGCTATGTTTTGTGATTTTAAGGATTATGCCAACTAAACATGATTCAGAGGTGGCGAAAAACATGGTTTGTCTAATCTATGCCTTTTGACCTGTGTGTCATTAAATATGGGCAAAATTATGTTATCTGAGATGGCACGGTCTGGAATGAGGAAAAGGACGATTGCTGTACCCTAACTGATTTGGAACTTTCTTGTCCAATTAAGGAGTATGATGTCACAAATATGTTGGAGTCTAAAGGTGAGTCGAGTGGAGGGGCTTACCGGCGAGGAGCGGTACACCCGAATTGACCGGTCAATTAGATTCTTGATGGAGTATTTGCGGATTCGTGCCTCGTGAGAGGAGGAGGATCTTGAGGAGCTACAGCAGCATGTCCGACTTGATCCCATGAACGCCCATTTCCTTGGTCTTGGGGACATTCCTGCTCTGCTTGATGATAAGGATGTGAACGGAGACGACCCACTGCCCGATGCTACTGATGGTGCCGATTACAGGCACTTTGATTCTTTCCTCAGCTTGCTTTGATAATAGCAACATATATGTAGGGCAATTAAAGGGTAATTGCCTTTTTTGTGACGTCGTGGTATAACCTGTTATTCTACTGAAAATTTCTAGATATTTTTAAGTTCATTTATGAGTTTGTTTAATTTGAGGAAGATTacatgagttttttttttttgaattgaaaAGATTACATGAGTTTATTAGCTTACATATAGATAGAGTACTTATTTTGAGGGCATGCCGACAAAATGTCACTTAGCTATGCTATAATAGCAcccaagggtaaaaagaaaggaaaaagtatACGAGTTTATAGAAAGTAAAGTTTGTAAAATGCTCCCAGGCACGACTTTCGAGGTCTCTGAGTCAGTAGTCTaatttcagttttagtttccaTTTCAGGGGTCCTTTCAGGGTACTATGGCCGGATCCTTTTCTCTAGAGGAAAATAGTATATTCTACAATGCCGGTTTTAAGTCCTATGATATTACTAAATGCAAATATGGTGCAGAATCTTGGTACGAATGGGTCGAACGCAGCAGGAATTTAATGAGACGAGTCAAAGTTAGCATTAAAGTTTTAAAGTGGATAGTAGCAGTATTTATTGAAGCATCCAAAGTACAGGGGAAGGTGGTTAGAAGATGGAATTTGAAGGATCACTTCTCAGAAAAATTCTGCACTCTAAGACATAATGAGAGTGGCCGATACATCAGTTTCATAGCATTACAAAGACCGAGCAAATCTGTTATTATTAAACCGGAGACTACATTCAATGGAGGATGGGGGAATATAGCTCACAAAATTGCAAAGTTTACATATGAACCAGAACAAACACAGAAGCCGCAGGAACCTACAACTAAACAGCTGGATAAAACCTTCAAAGAGGCCTGCAGCAGCAATAGATGGGTGACGGAGGCCACGAAAAAGGCACAAGTTCAGAGCACGAAAGACAATATAAAAATCTCAGGGGGGACTTCAATCTCTGAGATAGACTTGCTGAGCAGATGTGTAGTTGGGAAGTTTCAGAGTCCAACACAAGAGATAGCCACTCTAAATGATGTAAGAAGATGGGCATGCAACACTTGGAAGACTGCTTTTGGTATAAATGTCCATGCCATGAATGATGGCTATTTTCTCTTTGAGCTCCCATCAAGGAAAGAAGCAGAGCACATCATGACCGGAGAATGGACCTGGAAGAAGATGCAGTTGGCACTCGAATGGTGGAAACCAACTACGGGTTGCTGGCCTGCAGAAATTAAAAGGGATTGGGTGTGGATCAGACTTCTAGGGTTTCCATTATGCCTATGGTCACAAGAAATCTTCAAACAAATTGGAGATCAATGCGGAGGGTTTTTAGAAATAGAGGAGGAGACTTCACTCAAGAACCATCTACACTGGGCTCGAATCAAAGTGGCAGGAGATGGGAAGCGGATTCCGAGAGAGGTGGAGGTGTCCAATGAAGAATATACCTACACTATTCCGATATGGTGTGAAGTTCCGGTGGAAGTCAGAGCAAAGGAAAAGAGGAGAGAGGAAGAAACCTTTTGTCCGATGGTTAATAAAGGACTAGGGTCTTATCAGAAGTCAGCAGAAATAAGGGGAACCCATGTGGGGACCTCGGGAGAAGGGGAAAATTTGAATTGGACAAGTGGGCTGGAAACAAGAGGGAAAGGGCCAATGGAGGCAGTTGCGGGCTCAATTAAAAGAATAGAGCATTTGGGCCCAGTTAATAGAATAGAGCAATTGGGCCGAATTATTGACCCTTTTGCTGTAGTAATTCATAACTCAATTCCTGAAGCCCCATGTAGAGGACATGGTTAGTATAGAAATACAGGCTAACCTGTCAAGACTAATAACCCAGAATATGTTCGAAACACTGGGGAACAGTGATGGAGAAAAGGAGACTCAACATAATCAAATTGAACAGTTCATGGGAAATTCATCTGAAGAAGAGGAACCAGCAGTAACAAAAAAAGCAGACAAGGGCCTACTTCTACAAATACAGATGCAAGAACTAGATACAGAAGAGATAAATGAAGATGTTACCCCTCTGAAAATTCAATTACCAGAAGAAGCAACcattccaacatcaataactcCAAAATGGATTCAATAGCATATAATCAGACTTAGCACAGAGTTTGGTGCTAGCTTTAAAGGGTGTGAAGAGAAAGCCAAAGAGTTATTCATGAAGATAGATAGCAACAAGCAAGAGAATAAGGGGGAACAGTCAATCACCAAAAGGAAGGGGATGAATGAATTGAAGAGGCTAGAATTAGATACTAAATTCATGAGTAATGGTACTAGAAGTTGGGGGGGATATCTAGCAATAAAAGATCAATGAAGTTGAGTATAGTGTCCTGGAATGTTAGGGGTCTGAACTGTAGTAAAAAAAGGAGtatgataaaaaatattttacttaccTGGAAAGCAGATGTGGTGTGTTTCCAGGAAACAAAAGTGGAAGGGGATATTACTGATATAGTGAGAGAAGTTTGGGGGAGCAGGTGGGTCAATTATGTTCAATTAGAAGCTAGTGGGACAAGAGGGGGATAGTAATTATGTGGGACAAAAGGGATTGGGAAGGGGTGATCAGTAGTGAGGGCATGTACTCTGTTTCTTGTAGTTTCACTGGAAGGAGTCAAGATTTCAGTTGGAACATGACTGGAGTTTATGCTCCAAATGATAGAATGGAAAGGGAGGAAACTTGGGGGGAAATAGGTGCAGCAAGGAGTCTTATTCCAGGGCCCTGGGTCCTTTGTGGTGACTTTACCACAGTTAGATATCCATCTGAAAAGAAGAACTGCAGAAGAATCAACAAGGTAATGACTGATTTTTCTGATTTCATTGAAGACATGGAAATGGTGGACTTGTCCCTGACAGGAGGGAAGTTTACTTGGAAGAAAGGAGACAGACACAATATTGCAGCAAGAATTGAT from the Lycium ferocissimum isolate CSIRO_LF1 chromosome 11, AGI_CSIRO_Lferr_CH_V1, whole genome shotgun sequence genome contains:
- the LOC132037361 gene encoding uncharacterized protein LOC132037361 isoform X4 codes for the protein MQGVMKAHQLARVFRHSSLYSVSRLQSHCILGANESSCTYKSSLYRGYFTSGTANYMQTERKLQRNLCQCQKCSMMLKASFSTEAAAVESSATESVTELYDKMLKSIVDQRSAPPNAWLWSLIQSCANREDVNLLFNMLQSLRMFRLSNLRIHENFNCALCQEITKACIRVGAIDFGKKVLWKHSVYGLTPNIGSAHHLLLFAKKHNDVKLLVDIMNLVKKNDLILQPGTADIVFSICFQTDNWDLICKYGKRFVKAGVKLRKTSLDTWMEFASKIGDVDALWKIEKIRSETMKEHTLATGLSCAKGFLIDQKPEDAAAVIQLLNQTVPNSRRQNFMVELQKLVADWPLEVIKRQKDERRKELAATLQHDIPTMLGALSNMGLKLDVNVEDLTGKEAVLS
- the LOC132037361 gene encoding uncharacterized protein LOC132037361 isoform X2, which translates into the protein MQTERKLQRNLCQCQKCSMMLKASFSTEAAAVESSATELYDKMLKSIVDQRSAPPNAWLWSLIQSCANREDVNLLFNMLQSLRMFRLSNLRIHENFNCALCQEITKACIRVGAIDFGKKVLWKHSVYGLTPNIGSAHHLLLFAKKHNDVKLLVDIMNLVKKNDLILQPGTADIVFSICFQTDNWDLICKYGKRFVKAGVKLRKTSLDTWMEFASKIGDVDALWKIEKIRSETMKEHTLATGLSCAKGFLIDQKPEDAAAVIQLLNQTVPNSRRQNFMVELQKLVADWPLEVIKRQKDERRKELAATLQHDIPTMLGALSNMGLKLDVNVEDLTGKEAVLS
- the LOC132037361 gene encoding uncharacterized protein LOC132037361 isoform X3 is translated as MQTERKLQRNLCQCQKCSMMLKASFSTEAAAVEKSVTELYDKMLKSIVDQRSAPPNAWLWSLIQSCANREDVNLLFNMLQSLRMFRLSNLRIHENFNCALCQEITKACIRVGAIDFGKKVLWKHSVYGLTPNIGSAHHLLLFAKKHNDVKLLVDIMNLVKKNDLILQPGTADIVFSICFQTDNWDLICKYGKRFVKAGVKLRKTSLDTWMEFASKIGDVDALWKIEKIRSETMKEHTLATGLSCAKGFLIDQKPEDAAAVIQLLNQTVPNSRRQNFMVELQKLVADWPLEVIKRQKDERRKELAATLQHDIPTMLGALSNMGLKLDVNVEDLTGKEAVLS
- the LOC132037361 gene encoding uncharacterized protein LOC132037361 isoform X1, translated to MQTERKLQRNLCQCQKCSMMLKASFSTEAAAVESSATESVTELYDKMLKSIVDQRSAPPNAWLWSLIQSCANREDVNLLFNMLQSLRMFRLSNLRIHENFNCALCQEITKACIRVGAIDFGKKVLWKHSVYGLTPNIGSAHHLLLFAKKHNDVKLLVDIMNLVKKNDLILQPGTADIVFSICFQTDNWDLICKYGKRFVKAGVKLRKTSLDTWMEFASKIDVDALWKIEKIRSETMKEHTLATGLSCAKGFLIDQKPEDAAAVIQLLNQTVPNSRRQNFMVELQKLVADWPLEVIKRQKDERRKELAATLQHDIPTMLGALSNMGLKLDVNVEDLTGKEAVLS